The following proteins come from a genomic window of Nothobranchius furzeri strain GRZ-AD chromosome 1, NfurGRZ-RIMD1, whole genome shotgun sequence:
- the LOC129160930 gene encoding protocadherin beta-15-like: MMAHLLRIAEIWGLVFVFFVLHGAHGELTYTVQEELKRGSVIGNVAKDLGMDLGRLSVRKARVEMEGNDKVYFGINMGSGSLMVAGRIDREELCGEKPTCFLKFDLILENPLELHRMSVQVQDINDNPPIFPKGEIRLEIRESADKGARYRINAAQDADIGQNAVQNYILQQNANFLFSIQTTSSGSKYGELVLDKELDREDQNELRLLLTAVDGGSPPKSGTVVIHVTVLDANDNAPVFTESVYSAMLPENSPINTPVVTVSATDADEGLNGEVTYEFSRMSDKSQTFFSLDPKSGVITVTDNIDYEDGSKYEIVVEAKDGYGLSSEAKLIIDITDVNDNAPVIHLKSLSNPVPENAPPGTEVGIINVQDRDSEKNRQVRCSIQQNVPFKLVPSIKNYYSLVTTGQLDRELVSDYNITISATDEGSPPLSSSKTVQLSVADINDNPPVFEEQSYSAYVSENNKPGSTLCSVSARDPDWRQNGTVIYSLLPAEVNGASVSSYLSVNGDTGVIHAVRSFDYEQLRSFKVHVMARDNGSPPLSSNVTVSVFVSDVNDNSPQILYPAPEGSSFMTELVPKAAHGGSLVSKVIAVDADSGQNAWLSYQIVRSTDPGLFTIGVHSGEIRTQRDISESDSMKQNLIVAVKDNGQPSLSATCAMYLLISDNLAEVPELKDISYDDKNSKLTSYLIIALVCVSTFFLTFIIIVLGVRFCRRRKPRLLFDGAVAIPGAYLPPNYADVDGTGTLRSSYNYDAYLTTGSRTSDFKFVSSYNDNTLPADQTLKKSPSEFADVFGSCDSSPEVRIGQMLPM, translated from the coding sequence ATGATGGCGCACTTGCTGAGAATTGCTGAAATCTGGGGTCTCGTCTTTGTCTTCTTTGTGCTGCACGGCGCTCACGGTGAGCTGACCTACACCGTCCAGGAGGAGCTGAAACGCGGATCTGTTATCGGTAATGTCGCTAAGGACCTGGGAATGGACCTGGGGAGGCTCTCTGTTCGTAAGGCTCGTGTTGAAATGGAAGGAAACGATAAAGTGTACTTTGGCATCAACATGGGAAGTGGGAGTTTAATGGTTGCGGGGAGGATAGACAGAGAGGAGCTTTGTGGGGAAAAGCCGACGTGTTTTCTAAAATTCGATTTGATTTTAGAAAATCCTCTGGAATTACACAGGATGTCTGTTCAGGTGCAGGATATAAACGACAACCCGCCAATTTTCCCTAAAGGGGAAATTAGGCTGGAAATAAGGGAATCAGCTGATAAAGGAGCGAGGTATCGTATTAATGCAGCGCAGGATGCAGACATAGGCCAGAACGCCGTTCAAAATTACATTTTGCAACAAAACGCAAATTTTTTGTTCAGCATTCAAACCACAAGCAGTGGCAGTAAATATGGAGAGCTGGTTTTAGATAAAGAGTTAGACCGAGAAGATCAGAACGAACTGAGACTGCTGCTCACAGCTGTAGATGGAGGATCTCCTCCTAAATCTGGGACTGTAGTTATTCACGTCACTGTGCTGGATGCTAACGATAATGCTCCCGTTTTTACCGAGTCTGTTTATTCAGCCATGTTACCGGAAAACTCTCCAATTAACACCCCAGTTGTTACAGTTAGTGCAACAGATGCAGATGAAGGTCTAAATGGAGAGGTCACGTATGAATTTAGTCGAATGTCTGATAAATCACAAACATTTTTCTCTCTTGATCCCAAATCTGGTGTAATTACAGTGACAGATAATATAGATTATGAAGATGGTTCAAAATATGAAATTGTTGTAGAAGCTAAAGATGGATATGGGCTCTCTTCAGAAGCAAAGTTGATCATTGATATTACTGATGTAAACGACAATGCTCCAGTTATCCATCTAAAGTCCCTGTCCAACCCGGTACCTGAGAACGCACCACCTGGTACAGAGGTGGGCATCATCAACGTGCAGGACAGAGACTCTGAGAAGAACCGACAGGTCCGCTGCTCCATCCAGCAGAACGTTCCTTTTAAGTTGGTTCCTTCCATTAAAAACTATTATTCTCTGGTGACCACAGGACAGCTGGACCGTGAACTAGTGTCTGATTACAACATTACAATCAGTGCCACTGACGAGGGCTCTCCACCTCTGTCCTCCTCTAAAACTGTTCAGTTATCTGTAGCTGACATCAACGACAATCCACCTGTGTTTGAGGAGCAGTCCTACAGCGCTTATGTGAGTGAAAATAACAAACCTGGCTCCACTTTATGTTCCGTTAGTGCTCGAGACCCGGACTGGAGACAAAACGGTACCGTGATTTATTCTCTGTTACCTGCTGAGGTGAACGGCGCGTCGGTGTCCTCCTATCTATCAGTTAACGGAGACACGGGGGTGATCCACGCTGTCAGGTCGTTTGATTATGAACAGCTGAGGAGTTTTAAAGTCCACGTGATGGCCAGAGACAACGGTTCTCCTCCTCTCAGCAGCAACGTGACCGTGAGTGTGTTCGTATCAGATGTGAATGACAACTCTCCTCAGATACTGTACCCCGCCCCGGAGGGCAGCTCCTTCATGACCGAGCTGGTCCCCAAAGCTGCACACGGAGGCTCTCTGGTGTCCAAAGTGATAGCGGTGGACGCGGACTCTGGACAGAACGCCTGGCTGTCTTATCAGATAGTCAGATCCACTGATCCGGGACTTTTCACCATCGGTGTGCACAGCGGAGAGATCAGGACGCAGCGGGACATTTCTGAATCTGACAGCATGAAACAGAACCTGATTGTAGCAGTGAAAGATAACGGACAGCCCTCTCTGTCTGCCACCTGTGCCATGTATTTACTGATTTCTGATAACTTGGCTGAGGTGCCAGAGCTGAAAGATATTTCTTATGATGACAAGAACTCCAAACTGACCTCGTATCTGATCATTGCGCTGGTGTGTGTGTCCACCTTCTTcctgaccttcatcatcatcgtccTGGGTGTGAGGTTTTGTCGCAGGAGAAAGCCCAGACTGTTGTTTGATGGAGCAGTGGCCATTCCCGGAGCTTATCTCCCTCCTAATTACGCAGACGTTGATGGAACAGGAACTTTACGCAGCTCCTACAACTATGACGCCTACCTGACAACAGGATCTAGAACCAGTGACTTTAAGTTTGTGTCATCTTACAATGACAACACGCTGCCTGCTGACCAGACTCTGAAGAAAAGTCCCTCTGAGTTTGCTGATGTGTTTGGAAGTTGTGATTCTTCCCCTGAGGTAAGAATAGGTCAGATGTTACCCATGTGA
- the LOC107372974 gene encoding protocadherin beta-15-like, producing MFHLCSRCQYRPAYCDQCGSQVLHDLVLPLRVLDFMKRRQLRIFSLRSRFVGLFDVSLFNKQQNQLMMAHLLRIADIWGLVFVFFVLHCAHGELTYTVQEELKHGSVIGNVAKDLGMDLGRLSARKARVEMEGNDKVYVGINMGSGSLMVAGRIDREELCGEKPTCFLKFDLILENPLELHRMSVQVQDINDNPPIFPKREIKLEITESTAKGARYRINAAQDADIGQNAVQNYILQQNANFLFSIQTTSSGSKYGELVLDKELDREDQNELRLLLTAVDGGSPPKSGTVVIHVTVLDANDNAPVFTESVYSAMLPENSPINTPVVTVSATDADEGLNGEVTYEFSRMSDKSQTFFSLDPKSGVITVTDNIDYEDGSKYEIVVEAKDGYGLSSEAKLIIDITDVNDNAPVIHLKSLSNPVPENAPPGTEVGIINVQDRDSEKNRQVRCSIQQNVPFKLVPSIKNYYSLVTTGQLDRELVSDYNITISATDEGSPPLSSSKTVQLSVADINDNPPVFEEQSYSAYVSENNKPGSTLCSVSARDPDWRQNGTVIYSLLPAEVNGASVSSYLSVNGDTGVIHAVRSFDYEQLRSFKVHVMARDNGSPPLSSNVTVSVFVSDVNDNSPQILYPAPEGSSFMTELVPKAAHGGSLVSKVIAVDADSGQNAWLSYQIVRSTDPGLFTIGVHSGEIRTQRDISESDSMKQNLIVAVKDNGQPSLSATCAMYLLISDNLAEVPELKDISYDDKNSKLTSYLIIALVCVSTFFLTFIIIVLGVRFCRRRKPRLLFDGAVAIPGAYLPPNYADVDGTGTLRSSYNYDAYLTTGSRTSDFKFVSSYNDNTLPSDQTLKKSPSEFADVFGSCDSSPEVGKSVLFTALQGFHLQDC from the coding sequence ATGTTCCATTTATGCTCACGGTGTCAGTATAGACCAGCTTATTGTGATCAGTGTGGTTCTCAAGTCCTCCATGATCTCGTCCTGCCCCTGCGTGTTCTAGATTTTATGAAACGGAGACAATTGCGGATATTTTCGTTGCGGTCGAGATTTGTTGGATTATTTGATGTCAGCTTGTTTAACAAACAACAGAACCAACTTATGATGGCGCACTTGCTGAGAATTGCTGACATCTGGGGTCTCGTCTTTGTCTTCTTTGTGCTGCATTGCGCTCACGGTGAGCTGACCTACACCGTCCAGGAGGAACTGAAACACGGATCTGTTATCGGTAATGTCGCTAAGGACCTGGGAATGGACCTGGGGAGGCTCTCTGCTCGTAAAGCTCGTGTTGAAATGGAAGGAAACGATAAAGTGTACGTTGGCATCAACATGGGAAGTGGGAGTTTAATGGTTGCGGGGAGGATAGACAGAGAGGAGCTTTGTGGGGAAAAGCCGACGTGTTTTCTAAAATTCGACTTGATTTTAGAAAATCCTCTGGAATTACACAGGATGTCTGTTCAGGTGCAGGATATAAACGACAACCCGCCAATTTTCCCTAAAAGGGAAATAAAGCTGGAAATCACAGAATCAACAGCGAAAGGAGCGAGGTATCGTATTAATGCAGCGCAGGATGCAGATATAGGCCAGAACGCCGTTCAGAATTACATTTTGCAACAAAACGCAAATTTTTTGTTCAGCATTCAAACCACAAGCAGTGGCAGTAAATATGGAGAGCTGGTTTTAGATAAAGAGTTAGACCGAGAAGATCAGAACGAACTGAGACTGCTGCTCACAGCTGTAGATGGAGGATCTCCTCCTAAATCTGGGACTGTAGTTATTCACGTCACTGTGCTGGATGCTAACGATAATGCTCCCGTTTTTACCGAGTCTGTTTATTCAGCCATGTTACCGGAAAACTCTCCAATTAACACCCCAGTTGTTACAGTTAGTGCAACAGATGCAGATGAAGGTCTAAATGGAGAGGTCACGTATGAATTTAGTCGAATGTCTGATAAATCACAAACATTTTTCTCTCTTGATCCCAAATCTGGTGTAATTACAGTGACAGATAATATAGATTATGAAGATGGTTCAAAATATGAAATTGTTGTAGAAGCTAAAGATGGATATGGGCTCTCTTCAGAAGCAAAGTTGATCATTGATATTACTGATGTAAACGACAATGCTCCAGTTATCCATCTAAAGTCCCTGTCCAACCCGGTACCCGAGAACGCACCACCTGGTACAGAGGTGGGCATCATCAACGTGCAGGACAGAGACTCTGAGAAGAACCGACAGGTCCGCTGCTCCATCCAGCAGAACGTTCCTTTTAAGTTGGTTCCTTCCATTAAAAACTATTATTCTCTGGTGACCACAGGACAGCTGGACCGTGAACTAGTGTCTGATTACAACATTACAATCAGTGCCACTGACGAGGGCTCTCCACCTCTGTCCTCCTCTAAAACTGTTCAGTTATCTGTAGCTGACATCAACGACAACCCGCCTGTGTTTGAGGAGCAGTCCTACAGCGCTTATGTGAGTGAAAATAACAAACCTGGCTCCACTTTATGTTCCGTTAGTGCTCGAGACCCGGACTGGAGACAAAACGGTACCGTGATTTATTCTCTGTTACCTGCTGAGGTGAACGGTGCGTCGGTGTCCTCCTATCTATCAGTTAACGGAGACACGGGGGTGATCCACGCTGTCAGGTCGTTTGATTATGAACAGCTGAGGAGTTTTAAAGTCCACGTGATGGCCAGAGACAACGGTTCTCCTCCTCTCAGCAGCAACGTGACCGTGAGTGTGTTCGTATCAGATGTGAATGACAACTCTCCTCAGATACTGTACCCCGCCCCGGAGGGCAGCTCCTTCATGACCGAGCTGGTCCCCAAAGCTGCACACGGAGGCTCTCTGGTGTCCAAAGTGATAGCGGTGGACGCGGACTCTGGACAGAACGCCTGGCTGTCCTATCAGATAGTCAGATCCACTGATCCGGGACTTTTCACTATCGGTGTGCACAGCGGAGAGATCAGGACGCAGCGGGACATTTCTGAATCTGACAGCATGAAACAGAACCTGATTGTAGCAGTGAAAGATAACGGACAGCCCTCTCTGTCTGCCACCTGTGCCATGTATTTACTGATTTCTGATAACTTGGCTGAGGTGCCAGAGCTGAAAGATATTTCTTATGATGACAAGAACTCCAAACTGACCTCGTATCTGATCATTGCGCTGGTGTGTGTGTCCACCTTCTTcctgaccttcatcatcatcgtccTGGGTGTGAGGTTTTGTCGCAGGAGAAAGCCCAGACTGTTGTTTGATGGAGCAGTGGCCATTCCCGGAGCTTATCTCCCTCCTAATTACGCAGATGTTGATGGAACAGGAACTTTACGCAGCTCCTACAACTATGACGCCTACCTGACAACAGGATCTAGAACCAGTGACTTTAAGTTTGTGTCATCTTACAATGACAACACGCTGCCTTCTGACCAGACTCTGAAGAAAAGTCCCTCTGAGTTTGCTGATGTGTTTGGAAGTTGTGATTCTTCCCCTGAGGTAGGCAAGTCTGTCTTATTTACTGCTTTACAAGGTTTTCATCTTCAGGACTGTTAA